One genomic region from Prunus persica cultivar Lovell chromosome G3, Prunus_persica_NCBIv2, whole genome shotgun sequence encodes:
- the LOC18783826 gene encoding probable polygalacturonase, whose translation MDGKYKMSNVSGAIIFILGLFFLRAAECRTPANRGTVKYSALSCRRHSALLTDFGAVGDGKTSNTKAFKAAIDHLSQSASDGGAQLIVPPGKWLTGSFNLTSHFTLFLHKDAVILATQDESEWPLVPVLPSYGRGRDAPGGRFSSLIFGTNLTDVVITGNNGTIDGQGISWWKKYKAGQLNETRPYMIEIMYSNQIQISNLTLVNSPSWFVHPIYSSNITIQGLTILAPIDSPNTDGIDPDSCSQTRIEDCFIVSGDDCIAVKSGWDQYGIKVGIPTEHLVIRRLTCISPDSATIALGSEMSGGIRDVRAEDITALSTQSSVRIKTAQGRGAYVKDIFVRRMTLKTMKYVFWMTGSYGSHPDPGFDPKALPLIQNINYKQVEAENVTYSARLEGIPNDPFKGICISNVTITLTEKPKKLQWNCTNIAGVTSNVTPKACDLLPEKKEVIDCPFPEDRLAIEDVKLVTCSASLPFF comes from the exons ATGGACGGAAAATACAAGATGTCCAAT GTTTCCGGTGCAATCATTTTTATACTGGGATTATTTTTTCTAAGAGCTGCAGAATGTAGAACACCAGCGAATCGGGGCACGGTCAAGTACTCTGCCCTTAGCTGTCGAAGGCACAGTGCTCTTTTGACTGATTTTGGAGCTGTTGGCGATGGCAAAACGTCCAACACAAAGGCCTTCAAGGCGGCCATTGATCATCTAAGCCAGAGTGCATCCGACGGCGGAGCACAGCTTATCGTACCACCGGGGAAGTGGCTCACCGGGAGCTTCAACCTTACCAGCCATTTCACCCTTTTCCTCCACAAGGATGCTGTTATTCTTGCAACTCAG GATGAGTCTGAGTGGCCTCTTGTTCCAGTCTTGCCTTCATACGGGAGAGGCAGAGATGCCCCTGGTGGAAGGTTTAGCAGTCTTATTTTTGGAACAAACCTCACCGATGTCGTAATTACAG gtAACAACGGCACCATCGATGGGCAAGGTATTTCTTGGTGGAAAAAGTACAAAGCAGGTCAATTGAATGAAACCCGACCCTACATGATTGAGATCATGTACTCTAATCAAATCCAAATATCTAATCTTACTTTGGTCAATTCTCCCTCGTGGTTTGTCCATCCTATATACAGCAG CAATATAACAATCCAAGGGCTCACTATCCTTGCACCAATTGACTCTCCTAACACAGATGGCATAGACCCAG ATTCATGCTCACAAACTAGAATTGAAGATTGCTTCATAGTCTCTGGGGATGACTGCATTGCAGTAAAGAGTGGATGGGACCAATACGGGATCAAAGTCGGGATCCCAACAGAGCACCTTGTGATCAGAAGACTTACCTGCATTTCACCAGACAGCGCTACCATTGCTCTAGGCAGTGAGATGTCCGGTGGAATTCGTGACGTTCGCGCTGAGGACATCACAGCCCTTAGTACTCAATCCAGTGTGAGGATCAAAACTGCCCAAGGAAGAGGAGCTTATGTCAAAGACATATTTGTGAGAAGAATGACCCTCAAGACTATGAAGTATGTTTTCTGGATGACTGGCTCTTATGGGTCTCATCCGGACCCTGGCTTTGATCCTAAGGCATTGCCTTTGATCCAGAACATCAACTACAAACAGGTTGAGGCTGAGAATGTTACTTACTCTGCAAGGCTGGAGGGAATTCCTAATGATCCTTTTAAGGGAATTTGCATTTCTAATGTGACTATCACATTGACTGAGAAGCCCAAGAAATTACAATGGAACTGTACCAACATTGCGGGAGTTACAAGCAACGTGACTCCAAAGGCATGCGATTTGTTGCCggagaagaaagaagtcaTCGATTGTCCTTTCCCGGAAGATAGGTTGGCGATTGAAGATGTTAAGTTAGTGACATGTTCTGCCAGTCTCCCCTTCTTCTGA
- the LOC109948123 gene encoding zinc finger MYM-type protein 1-like, whose amino-acid sequence MERFFKRKLSTDSSSLSNPGSSNARPIEVDEILANLQADPGLRTRMADYSPNIRDEIRRAYLQKGPCQPRSYKFPQTNQSGINRRFIAHWFDDHDWLEYSIAKDAAFCLHCYLFKSNFDQVGGDAFTGVGFNNWKKAKERFNLHIGPVGSVHNQAREVAYNLMHQTTHIETIVIKQTSQARTTYRTCLNASLKCTRYLLWQGFSFRGHDESAQSSNKGNYLELLQFLADHDEKVKAVVLENAPGNLKLIAPSIQKDLVNSCAKETIDLILSDVKDIYFSIMVDEARDVSIKEQMAMVLRYVNDKGQIIERFVGVQHVTDTTSSALKEAIDEFFSSANLSFSKLRGQGYDGASNMRGEFNGLKTKILREQPCAFYVHCFAHQLQLALVAVAKKNIDVNSFFTTANSLVNVVGASCKRRDALRAQYQEELVRAFEDDCLITGRGLNQERTLKRVGDTRWNSHYGTLISIISMFPYVVNVLQMIVDDNPNDSSGEAYKLWREIQSFEFVFHLFVMKALLGITNTLSLALQKKDQDIVSAMNLVKTCKENLQLMRDNEFEELVEQASSFCYKHDIIVPTMDEEYVIPGRSRRNAPMKTNYHRYRVEIFIHVIDGQLAELNDHFNEVSTELLTCLACLSPKNNFVAFDKRKLVRLAQFYPYDFSDRDLLMLEDQLGVYVHHMRSISDFSQLEGISSLAEKMVEKGMHEIFPFVYLLLTLALVLPVATASVERAFSAMNIIKNPLRNRMGDQWLNDSLIVYIERDVFACIDNEIIMQRFQNMKTRRGQL is encoded by the coding sequence ATGGAACgattctttaaaagaaaattatctaCGGATAGTTCTTCTCTGTCTAATCCGGGTAGTTCAAATGCAAGACCAATTGAAGTAGATGAGATCTTAGCTAATCTTCAAGCAGACCCTGGACTAAGAACTCGAATGGCGGATTATAGTCCTAATATTCGGGATGAGATCCGAAGAGCATATCTACAAAAGGGACCTTGTCAACCTAGAAGTTATAAGTTCCCACAAACTAATCAATCAGGAATTAATAGACGCTTCATTGCTCATTGGTTTGATGATCATGATTGGTTGGAATATAGTATTGCTAAAGATGCTGCGTTTTGTCTTCATTGTTATCTCTTCAAATCTAATTTTGATCAAGTGGGTGGTGATGCATTCACTGGGGTAGGCTTCAATAATTGGAAGAAGGCGAAAGAAAGATTTAACCTTCATATTGGACCGGTTGGTAGTGTTCACAACCAAGCTAGAGAAGTTGCTTACAATTTGATGCATCAAACTACACACATTGAAACAATTGTGATCAAGCAAACAAGCCAAGCTCGCACGACTTATCGCACTTGCTTGAATGCATCACTTAAGTGCACTAGGTATTTGTTGTGGCAAGGGTTTTCTTTTCGTGGTCATGATGAAAGTGCACAATCAAGTAATAAAGGGAATTATTTAGAGCTCTTGCAATTTCTTGCGGATCATGATGAAAAAGTTAAGGCCGTTGTGTTGGAAAATGCTCCAGGAAATTTAAAGTTAATAGCTCCTTCAATTCAAAAAGATCTTGTCAATTCTTGTGCCAAAGAAACCATTGATCTTATCTTGAGTGATGtaaaagatatatatttttcaataatggtGGATGAAGCACGTGATGTTTCAATAAAGGAGCAAATGGCGATGGTGTTGCGTTATGTGAATGACAAAGGACAAATAATTGAAAGGTTTGTGGGGGTTCAACATGTAACCGACACTACTTCAAGTGCACTAAaggaagcaattgatgaattCTTTTCTTCCGCGAATTTGAGCTTTTCCAAGCTACGAGGACAAGGTTATGATGGAGCTAGCAATATGAGAGGTGAGTTCAATGGCCTTAAgacaaagattttgagagaaCAACCTTGTGCATTTTATGTTCATTGCTTTGCTCATCAACTTCAACTAGCTCTTGTTGCGGtagcaaagaaaaacattgatGTCAACTCTTTTTTCACAACGGCTAATAGTTTGGTTAATGTTGTTGGAGCATCTTGTAAGCGTCGCGATGCACTTAGAGCACAATACCAAGAAGAGCttgtgagagcttttgaaGATGATTGTCTTATAACGGGGCGTGGCTTAAATCAAGAAAGGACTCTCAAACGTGTCGGCGATACACGATGGAACTCACATTATGGTACGTTGATTAGTATCATTTCTATGTTCCCATATGTGGTGAATGTGCTTCAAATGATTGTTGATGATAATCCTAATGATAGTTCGGGTGAAGCCTATAAGTTATGGAGAGAAATAcaatcttttgagtttgtgtttcacTTATTTGTAATGAAAGCTTTATTGGGAATAACAAACACTTTGTCTCTAGcattgcaaaagaaagatcaagacaTTGTGAGTGCAATGAATTTAGTGAAAACATGCAAGGAAAACCTACAGTTGATGAGGGATAATGAGTTTGAAGAATTGGTTGAGCAAGCATCTTCGTTTTGTTACAAACATGATATTATAGTTCCTACCATGGATGAGGAATATGTAATTCCGGGGAGATCACGGCGTAATGCTCCAATGAAGACAAATTATCATCGTTATCGTGTGGAGATCTTTATTCATGTAATTGATGGGCAACTTGCGGAATTAAATGATCACTTCAACGAGGTAAGTACTGAGTTACTTACTTGTTTGGCATGCTTGAGTCCAAAAAATAACTTTGTGGCTTTTGACAAACGAAAGCTAGTTCGTCTTGCTCAATTTTATCCTTATGATTTTTCGGATAGAGACCTATTGATGCTTGAAGATCAACTTGGTGTTTATGTTCATCATATGCGTTCGATTAgtgatttttctcaattggAAGGGATTAGTAGTCTTGCGGAAAAAATGGTGGAGAAAGGAATGCATgaaatatttccttttgtgtATTTGCTTCTTACATTGGCTTTGGTTTTACCGGTTGCAACTGCATCAGTGGAGAGGGCATTTTCCGCtatgaatattattaaaaatccaCTTCGCAACAGAATGGGAGATCAATGGTTGAATGATAGCTTGATTGTTTACATTGAGAGAGATGTTTTTGCTTGTATTGATAACGAAATTATAATGCAACGTTTTCAGAATATGAAAACTCGTCGTGGACAATTGTAA
- the LOC18782029 gene encoding subtilisin-like protease SBT5.3 encodes MRPPRPTIALYLLSFLLSSLVLHRPTFAIKKSYVVYLGSHSHPPNFSELELNQVTENHYEFLGSFLGSHEVAKESIFYSYTRHINGFAATLEEEEAAQIAKHPKVVSIFLNQGRKLHTTRSWDFLGLEHDGVTPPNSIWNKARYGEDTIIGNLDTGAWPESNSFSDEGYGPIPSKWKGICQNETDSEFYCNRKLIGARYFNKGYAAVAGTLNSSFDSPRDNEGHGSHTLSTAGGNFVTGASVFGFGNGTAKGGSPKARVAAYKVCWPPVNGDECFEADILAAFDIAIHDGVDVLSVSLGGDPTAFFNDGVAIGAFHAVKHGIVVVCSAGNSGPAEGTVSSVAPWQITVGASTIDREFPSYVTLGNWKHFRGQSLSPEALPGKRFYQLISAADAKAANASVQEALLCKAGTLDLKKVKGKILACLRGESARVDKGEQALLAGAVGMILANDELSGNEVISDPHVLPASHINFTDGALVFAYINSTKSPRAYIKRPTTQLGTKPAPFMAAFSSKGPNTITPDILKPDITAPGVNIIAAYTEAQGPTNQMFDERRVLFNSVSGTSMSCPHISGICGLLKTLYPHWSPAAIKSAIMTTATTQDNSREPVLNASFYRATPFSYGAGHVNPNSAMDPGLVYDLSLNDYLNFLCSNGYNKRQIEMVSEETYKCPKPAISRTNLNYPSITVPKLNGSLVVTRTVKNVGTPGTYKARIQNPDGISVSVEPNKLEFKKIGEEKSFKLLLQVKDAKAAKNYVFGKLIWSDGKHYVRSPIVVKVA; translated from the exons ATGAGGCCACCAAGACCAACCATAGCTCTTTACCTCCTGTCCTTCCTTCTCTCCTCCCTTGTACTTCACAGACCCACCTTTGCCATCAAAAAG TCATATGTGGTGTACTTGGGATCACATTCACATCCCCCAAACTTCTCAGAACTTGAACTGAACCAAGTGACAGAGAATCACTATGAGTTTCTTGGGTCCTTCTTGGGCAG CCATGAAGTTGCAAAAGAATCCATCTTTTACTCATACACAAGGCACATCAATGGCTTTGCTGCCAcattagaagaagaagaggcagcTCAGATAGCCA AGCATCCAAAAGTAGTCTCCATTTTCTTGAACCAGGGAAGAAAATTACACACAACTAGATCATGGGATTTCTTGGGACTTGAGCATGATGGTGTTACTCCACCCAACTCAATCTGGAACAAGGCAAGATATGGTGAAGATACAATCATAGGAAACCTCGATACTG GCGCATGGCCAGAGTCCAATAGCTTTAGTGATGAAGGGTATGGACCAATTCCATCCAAGTGGAAAGGAATCTGCCAAAATGAGACAGATTCTGAATTTTACTGCAACAG GAAGCTAATTGGAGCAAGATACTTCAACAAGGGCTATGCTGCAGTTGCTGGCACCCTGAACTCCTCCTTTGACTCACCAAGAGACAATGAAGGCCATGGCTCTCACACCTTGTCAACAGCTGGGGGCAATTTTGTAACTGGGGCAAGTGTGTTTGGGTTTGGTAATGGAACAGCAAAGGGTGGATCACCAAAAGCCAGAGTTGCAGCTTATAAAGTGTGTTGGCCTCCAGTGAATGGAGATGAGTGCTTTGAAGCAGATATATTGGCTGCATTTGATATTGCCATCCATGATGGTGTTGATGTATTGTCTGTGTCACTGGGTGGAGATCCCACTGCATTCTTCAATGACGGTGTTGCAATAGGTGCTTTTCATGCTGTTAAGCATGGCATTGTGGTGGTTTGCTCAGCTGGGAATTCCGGTCCAGCCGAAGGTACCGTCTCCAGTGTAGCGCCGTGGCAGATCACTGTTGGTGCCAGTACCATAGACAGGGAGTTCCCCAGTTATGTCACCCTTGGAAACTGGAAGCACTTCAGG GGACAGAGCTTATCGCCTGAGGCCTTGCCGGGGAAAAGGTTCTACCAGCTTATTAGTGCTGCAGATGCTAAAGCAGCTAACGCATCAGTTCAAGAAGC TCTGTTATGCAAGGCTGGCacacttgatctcaaaaagGTGAAGGGAAAGATCTTGGCCTGCCTTCGAGGAGAGAGTGCAAGAGTGGACAAGGGTGAGCAAGCCTTACTGGCTGGTGCCGTGGGAATGATTCTTGCTAACGATGAGCTTAGCGGGAACGAAGTTATTTCTGATCCACATGTCCTCCCTGCTTCACATATCAATTTCACCGACGGTGCCCTTGTCTTTGCTTACATCAATTCAACTAA GTCTCCCAGGGCTTACATAAAGCGTCCAACAACGCAACTGGGAACGAAGCCAGCTCCCTTCATGGCAGCATTTTCATCAAAGGGACCCAACACCATCACACCAGACATccttaag CCTGATATCACTGCGCCAGGAGTGAATATCATAGCAGCCTACACTGAAGCACAAGGGCCAACAAATCAAATGTTTGACGAACGGCGAGTTCTGTTCAACTCAGTGTCAGGCACATCAATGTCATGCCCTCATATTTCCGGCATTTGTGGCCTTCTTAAAACCCTCTATCCTCACTGGAGCCCTGCAGCTATTAAATCTGCAATCATGACCACAG CGACAACACAAGATAATAGCAGAGAACCAGTGCTCAATGCTTCTTTCTATAGGGCAACACCATTTAGTTATGGTGCAGGGCATGTTAATCCTAACAGTGCCATGGATCCTGGCTTGGTTTATGACTTGTCCCTTAATGATTACTTGAACTTTCTATGTTCAAATGGATACAACAAAAGACAAATCGAAATGGTCTCAGAGGAGACATATAAGTGCCCAAAACCTGCTATTAGTCGCACTAACCTCAACTATCCCTCAATCACTGTCCCTAAACTCAATGGATCCCTTGTGGTGACTAGAACAGTGAAAAATGTTGGCACTCCAGGAACTTACAAGGCTCGTATCCAGAACCCAGATGGCATATCGGTTTCTGTTGAGCCAAACAAGTTGGAGTTCAAGAAAATTGGTGAAGAGAAGAGCTTTAAACTACTCCTGCAGGTTAAAGATGCCAAAGCAGCTAAGAACTATGTGTTTGGGAAGTTGATATGGTCAGATGGTAAGCATTATGTAAGGAGCCCCATTGTGGTAAAGGTTGCCTAG
- the LOC18784320 gene encoding cytochrome P450 724B1, whose product MAGSTFWPVVLFGMFFGSLLGLILNHFLPLMLLRLNGSPPPKGSFGWPILGQTLAFLKPHPSNSLGAFLQHHCSRYGKVFKSHLFLSPTIVSCDQELNYFILQNEGKLFECSYPKPIHGILGKSSMLVAVADTHKRLRNVAVSLVTITKSKPEFLSDIEATTISILHSWKDKSQVIFCEEARKFTFNVIVKQVLGLTPDEPQTTRILEDFLTFMRGLISLPLYIPGTPYARAVKARRRISSTVKAIIEERRRQAAETSTNSSSSKRSDFLEILMDVDTLSEDEKVSFILDSLLGGYETTSLLISMAVYFLAQSPSALQQLKVEHQNIRRGKQKEEYLNWEDYKKMEFTQNVINEALRCGNVVKFVHRKALKDVKFRDYLIPSGWKVLPVFSAAHLDPSLHASALEFHPWRWEKIQSQDQTCKRFTPFGGGSRCCPGSELGKLEVAIFLHHLVQNFRWRTEDDDQPIAFPYVEFQRGLPLHLEHCPIN is encoded by the exons ATGGCCGGAAGCACTTTTTGGCCTGTGGTTCTATTTGGAATGTTTTTTGGCTCCCTTTTGGGTCTCATTTTAAACCACTTCTTACCCTTAATGTTGCTAAGGCTTAATGGTAGCCCTCCACCCAAAGGGTCTTTTGGGTGGCCTATATTGGGACAAACACTTGCCTTCTTGAAGCCTCATCCATCTAATTCTCTTGGTGCCTTCCTTCAACACCATTGTTCTAG gTATGGGAAAGTGTTTAAATCGCATTTGTTCCTGTCTCCCACAATTGTGTCATGTGATCAAGAGCTCAACTACTTCATACTTCAGAATGAAGGCAAGTTGTTTGAATGCAGCTATCCAAAGCCCATCCATGGAATCCTTGGCAAGAGCTCCATGCTTGTGGCTGTGGCTGATACTCACAAAAGGCTCAGAAATGTGGCTGTCTCCTTGGTCACCATTACCAAGTCCAAGCCTGAGTTTCTCAGTGACATTGAAGCCACAACCATTAGCATACTTCACTCTTGGAAAGATAAATCACAAGTCATCTTTTGTGAGGAAGCCAGAAAG TTCACATTCAATGTAATAGTAAAGCAAGTGCTAGGTTTGACCCCAGATGAGCCACAGACCACAAGAATTCTTGaagatttcttgactttcatGAGAGGCCTCATTTCACTCCCTCTTTACATTCCTGGAACCCCATACGCAAGAGCTGTTAAG GCTAGACGGAGGATATCTTCAACTGTGAAAGCAATTAtagaggaaagaagaagacaagcaGCTGAGACAAGCACTAATTCCAGCAGTAGTAAAAGGAGTGATTTTCTTGAGATACTTATGGATGTTGATACCTTATCTGAAGATGAAAAAGTGAGTTTCATCTTGGATTCTCTATTGGGTGGCTATGAGACTACCTCTCTCTTAATCAGCATGGCAGTTTATTTTCTAGCTCAATCACCTTCTGCATTACAACAATTAAAG gTGGAGCATCAGAACATTAGAAGAGGGAAGCAGAAAGAGGAGTATTTGAACTGGGAAGATTATAAGAAAATggagtttacccaaaat GTGATCAACGAAGCTCTCAGATGTGGAAACGTTGTAAAATTCGTGCACCGAAAGGCTCTCAAAGATGTGAAATTTAGAG ATTATTTAATTCCATCTGGCTGGAAAGTTCTACCCGTCTTTAGTGCAGCTCATTTGGACCCTTCCCTTCATGCAAGTGCTCTTGAGTTTCATCCTTGGAGATGGGAG AAAATTCAGAGCCAAGACCAAACGTGCAAGAGATTTACTCCCTTTGGTGGAGGGTCTAGATGCTGTCCTGGATCTGAACTTGGGAAGCTTGAAGTTGCAATTTTTCTCCACCACCTTGTACAGAATTTCAG GTGGAGGACTGAGGATGATGACCAACCCATAGCGTTTCCATACGTGGAATTTCAAAGAGGCCTGCCACTGCACTTGGAGCATTGCCCTATCAATTGA
- the LOC18784198 gene encoding probable cinnamyl alcohol dehydrogenase 1, giving the protein MSSENTGANGNGDCLGWAATDESGILSPYKFSRRSLQNDDVSVKITHCGICYADVLFPRNKHGNAKYPMVPGHEIAGIVQEVGSNVRGFKVGDHVGIGTYVNSCRNCDYCGDGLEIFCEKGAVFTYNNVDEDGTITQGGFSSYIVAHQGYCFRIPDGYPLASAAPLLCAGITVYTPMIRHKMNQPGKSLGVIGLGGLGHLAVKFGKAFGLNVTVFSTSTSKKEEALTLLGADNFVVSSNLEQMTALAKSLDFIIDTASGDHPFDPYMSLLKTAGVLVLVGAPSEVKLSPLSLIGGMKSISGSATGGTKQTQEMLDFCAAHKIYPNIEIVPIQYVNEALERLIKRDVKYRFVIDVESSLK; this is encoded by the exons ATGAGCTCTGAAAATACTGGTGCAAATGGAAATGGGGACTGCTTGGGTTGGGCTGCAACAGATGAATCTGGAATTTTATCGCCTTACAAGTTTAGCCGAAG GTCTCTTCAAAACGATGATGTTTCCGTAAAGATTACACACTGCGGAATTTGTTATGCTGATGTGCTTTTTCCAAGGAACAAGCATGGAAATGCAAAGTATCCAATGGTGCCCGG ACATGAGATTGCTGGCATTGTGCAAGAAGTTGGTTCCAATGTTCGTGGCTTCAAAGTCGGTGACCATGTCGGAATAGGAACTTATGTTAATTCATGCAGAAACTGTGACTATTGTGGTGATGgtcttgaaattttttgtgaaAAGGGAGCAGTTTTTACTTATAACAATGTTGATGAGGATGGCACAATTACACAAGGAGGGTTTTCCAGTTACATTGTTGCTCATCAAGG GTACTGCTTCCGGATACCAGATGGCTATCCATTGGCCTCAGCAGCTCCTCTGCTTTGTGCTGGCATCACGGTTTACACTCCGATGATACGCCACAAGATGAACCAGCCCGGAAAATCTCTAGGGGTGATTGGACTTGGTGGCCTTGGTCACTTGGCAGTGAAATTTGGGAAGGCTTTTGGGCTAAATGTGACCGTTTTCAGCACAAGCACAtcgaagaaagaagaagctcTAACTCTGCTTGGTGCAGACAATTTCGTGGTCTCATCCAACCTAGAGCAGATGACG GCCCTGGCTAAGTCACTTGACTTCATTATTGACACAGCATCTGGTGATCATCCATTTGATCCATACATGTCCCTGTTGAAGACTGCTGGTGTTCTTGTCTTGGTTGGGGCTCCAAGTGAAGTCAAATTGAGTCCTCTAAGCCTGATTGGGG GTATGAAGTCGATTTCTGGTAGCGCAACGGGCGGTACGAAGCAGACGCAGGAAATGCTAGACTTCTGTGCTGCTCACAAGATATATCCAAACATAGAAATAGTACCAATTCAGTATGTAAATGAAGCTCTTGAGAGGCTGATAAAGAGGGATGTGAAGTACCGTTTCGTGATAGATGTCGAAAGCTCCCTGAAATGA